TTGTTTTGCCGGAGCCGGATTCACCCACCAGGCCGAGCGTTTCGTGGCGGCGCAGCTCGATATTGAGGCTGTCGACGGCGACGAGTTCGCGCATGTCGGGCTTGAAGAAGCTGCCGTGGCGCAGCATGAAGGCCACCTTGACGGACTTGCCTTCCAAAACCGTGTCGCAGTTCGGCGGCAGCGGCTTTGCCTGTCCGCGCGGCTCCGACGTCAACAGATGCTGCGTATAGGGATGCTGCGGCTGCGCGAAGAGCGCCTCTGTCGTGTTGTGCTCGCGCATCTCGCCATGCTGCATCACATAGACATAGTCGGAGAACTGGCGCACGACCGTCAGGTCATGTGTGATCAGGATCACCGCCATGCCGAGCTGTTTCTGCAGGTTGCGGATGAGGTTCAGGATCTGCGCCTGTACCGTGACGTCGAGCGCCGTCGTCGGCTCGTCGGCAATCAATACGTCCGGATCGTTGGCAAGCGCCATGGCGATCATCACGCGCTGGCGCTGGCCGCCGGAGAGCTGATGCGGATATTGCTTCAGCCGCGCTTCGGGATCGGGAATCTGCACCTGTTTCAAGAGGTCGAGAGCCCGCTTCTCGGCGTCGCGGCGGCTCACCTTGCGATGGACCCGGATCGCTTCGACGATCTGGCTGCCGATGGTGTAGATCGGATTGAGCGAGCTCATCGGCTCCTGGAAGATCATCGAGATGCGGTCGCCACGGAGTTGCCGGCGCGCCTTCTCGGAGAATCTCAGCACATTCTTGCCGTCGTAATGGACGGCGGACCTGTCGGAGACAACGGCGCGTTTGGTCAGTAGGCCCATCACGGTGCGGGCCGTTACCGATTTTCCCGAGCCGGATTCGCCGACGATGGCGATGGTCTCGCCGCGATAGAGCTGGAAGGTAATGTCCTTGACGGCATCGACCATGCCGTCCTCGACCTTGAATTTGACGGCAAT
Above is a window of Rhizobium sp. CCGE531 DNA encoding:
- a CDS encoding ABC transporter ATP-binding protein — its product is MALALVNSFAPDVRHDAGEKTTQPVIDARNIAVKFKVEDGMVDAVKDITFQLYRGETIAIVGESGSGKSVTARTVMGLLTKRAVVSDRSAVHYDGKNVLRFSEKARRQLRGDRISMIFQEPMSSLNPIYTIGSQIVEAIRVHRKVSRRDAEKRALDLLKQVQIPDPEARLKQYPHQLSGGQRQRVMIAMALANDPDVLIADEPTTALDVTVQAQILNLIRNLQKQLGMAVILITHDLTVVRQFSDYVYVMQHGEMREHNTTEALFAQPQHPYTQHLLTSEPRGQAKPLPPNCDTVLEGKSVKVAFMLRHGSFFKPDMRELVAVDSLNIELRRHETLGLVGESGSGKTTFGQALLRLIDADGGEIYFDGQAIHGRSRAEMRPLRSRMQIVFQDPFSSLNPRMTIGQIISEGLVVNNLGANKAERLERVKEALVSAGMPANILSRFPHEFSGGQRQRIAIARAIALEPEFILLDEPTSALDLSVQAQIIDLLRRLQDERGLSYLFISHDLKVVRALCHRVIVMQHGKIMEEGPVEEVLSHPKTAYTERLVRAAFEVAS